Proteins co-encoded in one Conger conger chromosome 4, fConCon1.1, whole genome shotgun sequence genomic window:
- the LOC133125820 gene encoding polyhomeotic-like protein 3 isoform X3, translated as MMHKLQCKLSHKMAHCSKLLKPKPDGGQRLVQSVSPQAASQETLPTSPLFSSSQTPWIPVTSVSEVQSQHFTATPTLLSSSSSSAKQSALASQHEASAASPSHDPAHKPPSLSPAPSLAACMGSQSDPRATTSSALELRPLSSVSGQGQTDWMQSSMETPAGKTLVQVPCQDLPPPQIFGKDLQAHLTAPSELPKDLSTKYQMVSLHEMDTGEQVQPICLACPGNEKMTDLMYSPAADSTQILPTELTPAHQEDNCRNTHTNLTNTAGSRQSSTERITDNVQPAHSSAKPLHTSSSQDPLPTAGVPSNSLPNPTSHLGHPESQLPHAVVQPQVLMHLIEGFVIQEGLKPFPVNRSSLMVGQLAKHPEAFLEMTGSEVSNPLMYAWNSTDTDMDDLATDDGMDEVQADMLHCEFCGKRGYAYTFLRSNRFCSTTCVRRFNVSDTKRISTPKATRTGHWNRGKDRRRGRRPSRLVGGSRECFLRQTAQSTGWWPLQAEEEDDPPIPMTTRRRRQAELERERETADSGGSPPTSPSIPALWTVDQVCAFVYTLPGCQDIAEEFRSQEIDGQALLLLTENHLMSIMNIRLGPALKICACINSLK; from the exons ATGATGCACAAGCTGCAATGCAAGCTCAGCCACAAGATGGCGCACTGCAGCAAGCTCCTCAAACCAAAGCCCGATGGGGGCCAGAGGCTGGTTCAGTCTGTTTCTCCCCAGGCTGCTTCACAGGAAACTCTACCCACCTCCCCCCTCTTCTCATCCAGTCAGACCCCATGGATCCCTGTGACATCTGTGTCTGAGGTCCAATCACAGCACTTCACTGCCACACCAACTCTTctttcatcctcctcttcctccgccaAGCAAAGTGCGCTGGCCTCTCAACACGAGGCCAGTGCCGCTTCCCCTTCACATGACCCTGCCCACAAGCCCCCCAGTCTTTCCCCTGCTCCCTCCTTAGCAGCTTGCATGGGCTCCCAATCTGACCCTAGGGCCACCACATCCTCAGCCCTTGAACTAAGGCCCCTATCTTCAGTGTCagggcaggggcagacagatTGGATGCAGTCCTCTATGGAGACCCCAGCAGGCAAGACGCTGGTCCAGGTGCCTTGCCAGGACCTTCCACCTCCGCAAATATTTGGCAAGGACCTGCAGGCCCATTTGACAGCTCCTTCTGAGCTCCCAAAG GACTTATCCACAAAATATCAAATGGTGTCATTGCATGAAATGGACACTGGAGAGCAGGTGCAGCCAATCTGTTTGGCGTGCCCAGGCAATGAGAAGATGACGGACCTCATGTACTCTCCAGCTGCAGACAGTACCCAGATACTACCCACTGAGCTGACGCCTGCTCATCAGGAGGACAACTGTAGAAACACCCACACCAACTTAACCAATACAG CTGGCAGCAGGCAATCAAGCACAGAGAGAATAACTGACAACGTCCAACCAGCACACTCCTCTGCGAAGCCCCTTCACACAAGCTCTTCCCAAGATCCCCTCCCAACTGCCGGGGTACCAAGCAACAGCCTGCCCAATCCCACCAGTCACCTGGGGCATCCTGAGAGCCAGCTCCCCCATGCTGTCGTCCAACCCCAGGTTCTCATGCATCTCATCGAGGGCTTCGTAATCCAGGAGGGGCTGAAGCCATTTCCA GTGAACCGCTCCTCACTGATGGTGGGGCAGCTGGCCAAACATCCTGAGGCCTTCCTTGAGATGACGGGGAGTGAGGTCAGCAACCCCCTCATGTACGCCTGGAACTCCACAGATACCGACATGGATGACCTGGCCACGGACG ATGGTATGGATGAGGTGCAGGCAGACATGTTGCACTGTGAGTTCTGTGGGAAAAGGGGCTATGCCTACACCTTCCTCAGGTCCAACCGCTTCTGTTCTACCACGTGTGTCCGAAG GTTTAACGTCAGTGACACCAAGCGCATCAGCACGCCGAAAGCCACTCGAACTGGCCACTGGAATCGTGGCAAGGACCGCAGACGGGGACGGAGGCCCAGCAGGCTGGTGGGCGGCTCCAGGGAGTGTTTCCTCCGACAG ACAGCCCAGAGCACTGGCTGGTGGCCGTTGCAAGCTGAAGAGGAGGACGACCCTCCCATTCCGATGACAACCAGACGACGGCGGCAGGCGGagctggagcgggagagagaaacagcggACAGCGGTGGGAGCCCGCCCACCTCTCCGTCCATCCCTGCTCTGTGGACCGTGGACCAAGTCTGCGCCTTCGTGTACACACTGCCAG GTTGCCAGGACATTGCTGAGGAGTTCCGCTCACAGGAGATTGACGGccaggccctgctgctgctAACTGAGAATCACCTAATGAGCATCATGAACATTCGGCTGGGGCCTGCACTCAAGATCTGCGCCTGCATCAACTCCCTCAAGTAG
- the LOC133125820 gene encoding polyhomeotic-like protein 3 isoform X1 yields MVGAPDRQKGGVQVALPPTPVTAQPDSHTQVSCSTIGQSSISQQAWQVGNGSSSTNQAQIYLHAQMEKNEAQQTSHPTPQSVHTKAPAHPRIFPCTPKSTQQSDPSKKGLCSPIQSHTLMMHKLQCKLSHKMAHCSKLLKPKPDGGQRLVQSVSPQAASQETLPTSPLFSSSQTPWIPVTSVSEVQSQHFTATPTLLSSSSSSAKQSALASQHEASAASPSHDPAHKPPSLSPAPSLAACMGSQSDPRATTSSALELRPLSSVSGQGQTDWMQSSMETPAGKTLVQVPCQDLPPPQIFGKDLQAHLTAPSELPKDLSTKYQMVSLHEMDTGEQVQPICLACPGNEKMTDLMYSPAADSTQILPTELTPAHQEDNCRNTHTNLTNTAGSRQSSTERITDNVQPAHSSAKPLHTSSSQDPLPTAGVPSNSLPNPTSHLGHPESQLPHAVVQPQVLMHLIEGFVIQEGLKPFPVNRSSLMVGQLAKHPEAFLEMTGSEVSNPLMYAWNSTDTDMDDLATDDGMDEVQADMLHCEFCGKRGYAYTFLRSNRFCSTTCVRRFNVSDTKRISTPKATRTGHWNRGKDRRRGRRPSRLVGGSRECFLRQTAQSTGWWPLQAEEEDDPPIPMTTRRRRQAELERERETADSGGSPPTSPSIPALWTVDQVCAFVYTLPGCQDIAEEFRSQEIDGQALLLLTENHLMSIMNIRLGPALKICACINSLK; encoded by the exons ATGGTGGGAGctccagacagacagaagggTGGGGTTCag gtggcactgccccccaccccagtgACAGCTCAGCCGGACAGCCACACACAGGTTTCCTGCTCCACAATCGGTCAGAGCTCGATATCCCAGCAGGCCTGGCAAGTGGGGAATGGCTCTTCCAGCACCAACCAGGCCCAGATTTATCTGCATGCACAGATG GAGAAAAATGAGGCCCAGCAGACCAGCCATCCTACTCCACAGAGTGTTCACACCAAGGCCCCTGCACACCCCAGGATATTCCCGTGCACTCCAAAGTCCACCCAGCAATCAGACCCATCCAAGAAAG GACTGTGCTCTCCAATCCAGTCACACACCCTGATGATGCACAAGCTGCAATGCAAGCTCAGCCACAAGATGGCGCACTGCAGCAAGCTCCTCAAACCAAAGCCCGATGGGGGCCAGAGGCTGGTTCAGTCTGTTTCTCCCCAGGCTGCTTCACAGGAAACTCTACCCACCTCCCCCCTCTTCTCATCCAGTCAGACCCCATGGATCCCTGTGACATCTGTGTCTGAGGTCCAATCACAGCACTTCACTGCCACACCAACTCTTctttcatcctcctcttcctccgccaAGCAAAGTGCGCTGGCCTCTCAACACGAGGCCAGTGCCGCTTCCCCTTCACATGACCCTGCCCACAAGCCCCCCAGTCTTTCCCCTGCTCCCTCCTTAGCAGCTTGCATGGGCTCCCAATCTGACCCTAGGGCCACCACATCCTCAGCCCTTGAACTAAGGCCCCTATCTTCAGTGTCagggcaggggcagacagatTGGATGCAGTCCTCTATGGAGACCCCAGCAGGCAAGACGCTGGTCCAGGTGCCTTGCCAGGACCTTCCACCTCCGCAAATATTTGGCAAGGACCTGCAGGCCCATTTGACAGCTCCTTCTGAGCTCCCAAAG GACTTATCCACAAAATATCAAATGGTGTCATTGCATGAAATGGACACTGGAGAGCAGGTGCAGCCAATCTGTTTGGCGTGCCCAGGCAATGAGAAGATGACGGACCTCATGTACTCTCCAGCTGCAGACAGTACCCAGATACTACCCACTGAGCTGACGCCTGCTCATCAGGAGGACAACTGTAGAAACACCCACACCAACTTAACCAATACAG CTGGCAGCAGGCAATCAAGCACAGAGAGAATAACTGACAACGTCCAACCAGCACACTCCTCTGCGAAGCCCCTTCACACAAGCTCTTCCCAAGATCCCCTCCCAACTGCCGGGGTACCAAGCAACAGCCTGCCCAATCCCACCAGTCACCTGGGGCATCCTGAGAGCCAGCTCCCCCATGCTGTCGTCCAACCCCAGGTTCTCATGCATCTCATCGAGGGCTTCGTAATCCAGGAGGGGCTGAAGCCATTTCCA GTGAACCGCTCCTCACTGATGGTGGGGCAGCTGGCCAAACATCCTGAGGCCTTCCTTGAGATGACGGGGAGTGAGGTCAGCAACCCCCTCATGTACGCCTGGAACTCCACAGATACCGACATGGATGACCTGGCCACGGACG ATGGTATGGATGAGGTGCAGGCAGACATGTTGCACTGTGAGTTCTGTGGGAAAAGGGGCTATGCCTACACCTTCCTCAGGTCCAACCGCTTCTGTTCTACCACGTGTGTCCGAAG GTTTAACGTCAGTGACACCAAGCGCATCAGCACGCCGAAAGCCACTCGAACTGGCCACTGGAATCGTGGCAAGGACCGCAGACGGGGACGGAGGCCCAGCAGGCTGGTGGGCGGCTCCAGGGAGTGTTTCCTCCGACAG ACAGCCCAGAGCACTGGCTGGTGGCCGTTGCAAGCTGAAGAGGAGGACGACCCTCCCATTCCGATGACAACCAGACGACGGCGGCAGGCGGagctggagcgggagagagaaacagcggACAGCGGTGGGAGCCCGCCCACCTCTCCGTCCATCCCTGCTCTGTGGACCGTGGACCAAGTCTGCGCCTTCGTGTACACACTGCCAG GTTGCCAGGACATTGCTGAGGAGTTCCGCTCACAGGAGATTGACGGccaggccctgctgctgctAACTGAGAATCACCTAATGAGCATCATGAACATTCGGCTGGGGCCTGCACTCAAGATCTGCGCCTGCATCAACTCCCTCAAGTAG
- the LOC133125820 gene encoding polyhomeotic-like protein 3 isoform X2: MKDLAVALPPTPVTAQPDSHTQVSCSTIGQSSISQQAWQVGNGSSSTNQAQIYLHAQMEKNEAQQTSHPTPQSVHTKAPAHPRIFPCTPKSTQQSDPSKKGLCSPIQSHTLMMHKLQCKLSHKMAHCSKLLKPKPDGGQRLVQSVSPQAASQETLPTSPLFSSSQTPWIPVTSVSEVQSQHFTATPTLLSSSSSSAKQSALASQHEASAASPSHDPAHKPPSLSPAPSLAACMGSQSDPRATTSSALELRPLSSVSGQGQTDWMQSSMETPAGKTLVQVPCQDLPPPQIFGKDLQAHLTAPSELPKDLSTKYQMVSLHEMDTGEQVQPICLACPGNEKMTDLMYSPAADSTQILPTELTPAHQEDNCRNTHTNLTNTAGSRQSSTERITDNVQPAHSSAKPLHTSSSQDPLPTAGVPSNSLPNPTSHLGHPESQLPHAVVQPQVLMHLIEGFVIQEGLKPFPVNRSSLMVGQLAKHPEAFLEMTGSEVSNPLMYAWNSTDTDMDDLATDDGMDEVQADMLHCEFCGKRGYAYTFLRSNRFCSTTCVRRFNVSDTKRISTPKATRTGHWNRGKDRRRGRRPSRLVGGSRECFLRQTAQSTGWWPLQAEEEDDPPIPMTTRRRRQAELERERETADSGGSPPTSPSIPALWTVDQVCAFVYTLPGCQDIAEEFRSQEIDGQALLLLTENHLMSIMNIRLGPALKICACINSLK, encoded by the exons ATGAAGGATCTCGCG gtggcactgccccccaccccagtgACAGCTCAGCCGGACAGCCACACACAGGTTTCCTGCTCCACAATCGGTCAGAGCTCGATATCCCAGCAGGCCTGGCAAGTGGGGAATGGCTCTTCCAGCACCAACCAGGCCCAGATTTATCTGCATGCACAGATG GAGAAAAATGAGGCCCAGCAGACCAGCCATCCTACTCCACAGAGTGTTCACACCAAGGCCCCTGCACACCCCAGGATATTCCCGTGCACTCCAAAGTCCACCCAGCAATCAGACCCATCCAAGAAAG GACTGTGCTCTCCAATCCAGTCACACACCCTGATGATGCACAAGCTGCAATGCAAGCTCAGCCACAAGATGGCGCACTGCAGCAAGCTCCTCAAACCAAAGCCCGATGGGGGCCAGAGGCTGGTTCAGTCTGTTTCTCCCCAGGCTGCTTCACAGGAAACTCTACCCACCTCCCCCCTCTTCTCATCCAGTCAGACCCCATGGATCCCTGTGACATCTGTGTCTGAGGTCCAATCACAGCACTTCACTGCCACACCAACTCTTctttcatcctcctcttcctccgccaAGCAAAGTGCGCTGGCCTCTCAACACGAGGCCAGTGCCGCTTCCCCTTCACATGACCCTGCCCACAAGCCCCCCAGTCTTTCCCCTGCTCCCTCCTTAGCAGCTTGCATGGGCTCCCAATCTGACCCTAGGGCCACCACATCCTCAGCCCTTGAACTAAGGCCCCTATCTTCAGTGTCagggcaggggcagacagatTGGATGCAGTCCTCTATGGAGACCCCAGCAGGCAAGACGCTGGTCCAGGTGCCTTGCCAGGACCTTCCACCTCCGCAAATATTTGGCAAGGACCTGCAGGCCCATTTGACAGCTCCTTCTGAGCTCCCAAAG GACTTATCCACAAAATATCAAATGGTGTCATTGCATGAAATGGACACTGGAGAGCAGGTGCAGCCAATCTGTTTGGCGTGCCCAGGCAATGAGAAGATGACGGACCTCATGTACTCTCCAGCTGCAGACAGTACCCAGATACTACCCACTGAGCTGACGCCTGCTCATCAGGAGGACAACTGTAGAAACACCCACACCAACTTAACCAATACAG CTGGCAGCAGGCAATCAAGCACAGAGAGAATAACTGACAACGTCCAACCAGCACACTCCTCTGCGAAGCCCCTTCACACAAGCTCTTCCCAAGATCCCCTCCCAACTGCCGGGGTACCAAGCAACAGCCTGCCCAATCCCACCAGTCACCTGGGGCATCCTGAGAGCCAGCTCCCCCATGCTGTCGTCCAACCCCAGGTTCTCATGCATCTCATCGAGGGCTTCGTAATCCAGGAGGGGCTGAAGCCATTTCCA GTGAACCGCTCCTCACTGATGGTGGGGCAGCTGGCCAAACATCCTGAGGCCTTCCTTGAGATGACGGGGAGTGAGGTCAGCAACCCCCTCATGTACGCCTGGAACTCCACAGATACCGACATGGATGACCTGGCCACGGACG ATGGTATGGATGAGGTGCAGGCAGACATGTTGCACTGTGAGTTCTGTGGGAAAAGGGGCTATGCCTACACCTTCCTCAGGTCCAACCGCTTCTGTTCTACCACGTGTGTCCGAAG GTTTAACGTCAGTGACACCAAGCGCATCAGCACGCCGAAAGCCACTCGAACTGGCCACTGGAATCGTGGCAAGGACCGCAGACGGGGACGGAGGCCCAGCAGGCTGGTGGGCGGCTCCAGGGAGTGTTTCCTCCGACAG ACAGCCCAGAGCACTGGCTGGTGGCCGTTGCAAGCTGAAGAGGAGGACGACCCTCCCATTCCGATGACAACCAGACGACGGCGGCAGGCGGagctggagcgggagagagaaacagcggACAGCGGTGGGAGCCCGCCCACCTCTCCGTCCATCCCTGCTCTGTGGACCGTGGACCAAGTCTGCGCCTTCGTGTACACACTGCCAG GTTGCCAGGACATTGCTGAGGAGTTCCGCTCACAGGAGATTGACGGccaggccctgctgctgctAACTGAGAATCACCTAATGAGCATCATGAACATTCGGCTGGGGCCTGCACTCAAGATCTGCGCCTGCATCAACTCCCTCAAGTAG